A single genomic interval of Acetobacteraceae bacterium harbors:
- the surE gene encoding 5'/3'-nucleotidase SurE: MIFERILLTNDDGIDAPGLALLQKIAHALSDDVWVVAPESDRSGTGSAVTLHDPLRVTERGAQKFAISGSPADCVVLAMRHLMKDARPSLVLSGINRGANIGHETLLSGTVGAAMVAHMFGSRSIALSQLFLEGEISWAAAESVASDVIKHLATEILPVSPCLNVNFPACAAADVREMIFTNQGFGGLSDVDVVVRQDMQAREYHWISMQYRHREFASGSEGAALLQNHVTVTPLQIDRTHLSALETLHDRMGLSPQLKV, encoded by the coding sequence GCTTTACTGCAGAAGATCGCCCATGCCCTGTCAGATGATGTCTGGGTCGTCGCGCCGGAATCTGACCGGAGCGGCACAGGTAGCGCGGTAACCCTCCATGACCCGTTGCGCGTGACCGAGAGAGGGGCGCAAAAATTCGCCATATCCGGCTCCCCGGCTGATTGTGTCGTGCTCGCCATGCGTCATTTGATGAAGGATGCCCGCCCGAGCCTTGTCTTGTCAGGCATTAATCGCGGGGCGAATATCGGCCATGAGACGTTGTTATCCGGCACAGTCGGGGCGGCGATGGTGGCGCATATGTTCGGCAGCCGGTCCATCGCGCTGAGCCAGCTTTTTCTTGAAGGGGAAATCAGCTGGGCGGCGGCGGAGAGTGTGGCTTCTGATGTCATCAAACATCTGGCAACGGAGATTTTACCGGTCTCACCGTGCCTTAATGTCAATTTCCCGGCCTGCGCGGCGGCGGATGTGCGTGAGATGATTTTCACAAATCAGGGTTTCGGGGGGTTGAGTGATGTCGATGTTGTCGTGCGTCAGGATATGCAGGCGCGGGAATATCACTGGATCTCCATGCAATATCGCCACCGCGAATTTGCATCCGGGAGTGAGGGCGCGGCCCTTCTGCAAAACCATGTAACTGTGACGCCCCTGCAAATCGACCGTACCCACCTTTCAGCGCTTGAGACGCTGCATGACCGGATGGGCCTGTCCCCTCAGCTTAAGGTGTGA
- a CDS encoding FAD-binding and (Fe-S)-binding domain-containing protein, which translates to MVKAISALPISEAEISVDAHYLDALRKAGFQGEIAQGEDSRIVFSTDNSIYRQPPRAIIFPIDENDVALAMRIAGQAAFRTVTFAPRGGGTGTNGQSLTNGIVLDLSRHMNAILEINVAERWARVQPGVVKDQLNAALKPYGLFFAPELSTSNRATIGGMVSTDASGQGSCTYGKTRDHVLALKTALLGGDVLTTHPVATSALEATYPKSGRAGEIAHALHRLATENQDLIAEIFPELNRCLTGYDLKHLMPGDGVFDPNSVLCGAEGTLGVVVVVKLNLLPVPKHVTLINVRYESFMDALRDARHLMAKKPISIETVDSRVLDLAMQDVSWYGVADYFPSDPEKPTRGINIIEFSDDDAEILAHRVADFTDDLTSGAAGRLGYTCAQGDAAVKSVYAMRKRAVGLLGNVSGEARPQPFVEDTAVPPEHLADYIAAFRALLDAHGLEYGMFGHVDAGVLHVRPLLNMRKAEDRARIKPISDEVAALTQKYHGLLWGEHGKGLRSEYVPRFFGALYPVLQQVKALFDPHNQLNPGKIATPATLPEASLTGIEDVPMRGAHDQRITPPVWKSFGAVMHCNGNGACFNDNVNDPMCPSWKGTRDRRYSPKGRAQLVKAWLDRQIVSGTDIAALEREGGLAVVKRFFTRQRRTGADFSHEVYDAMATCLACKSCTRQCPVHVDVPDLRARFLSLYHTRFSRPIKDYLIAGLEPLLIVAGHAPRLYNGLLMGNKWAARVARLKFGLVDLPALSTQRFWRACRRLGVRTATLREMQKLSDENRARSVVFVPDVFTSQIETHVVLDAMEAARRLGFRVYVTPPVMTGKPLQVYGFTRLFEFVARRSLRRLQRLADSGMTLVGVDSAMTLVFRQEYRHLGDIGVLPEIKLIHEWLHCVTSDLQLSGPINEGQISRHTLMLHCTEKTSLADSPQKWREIYQRFGLTLDIAETGCCGMSGAFGHEATNRALSREIFSLSWEPRLAGEPQGKFLATGFSCRSQVKRFRNEKLMHPVSVIAARLRWAAAELREFQPPSKVEIR; encoded by the coding sequence TTGGTCAAGGCAATATCCGCACTCCCGATTTCTGAGGCGGAAATATCTGTTGATGCGCATTATCTGGATGCATTGAGAAAAGCGGGTTTTCAGGGGGAAATCGCGCAGGGCGAGGATTCCCGCATCGTCTTTTCGACCGATAACTCGATTTATCGCCAACCACCGCGCGCCATCATCTTTCCCATTGATGAGAATGACGTTGCACTCGCCATGCGGATCGCAGGACAGGCGGCTTTCAGGACGGTCACTTTCGCACCCAGAGGCGGCGGAACAGGGACGAATGGCCAGTCCCTGACAAATGGCATCGTGCTTGATCTTTCACGCCACATGAATGCGATTTTGGAGATCAACGTCGCGGAGAGATGGGCGCGCGTTCAGCCGGGCGTCGTGAAGGATCAGCTCAATGCGGCGCTGAAGCCTTACGGCCTCTTCTTCGCGCCGGAACTTTCAACATCCAATCGTGCGACGATTGGCGGGATGGTAAGCACCGATGCGAGCGGTCAGGGGAGTTGCACTTACGGCAAAACCCGCGACCATGTCCTCGCGCTGAAAACCGCTCTGCTGGGTGGCGATGTGCTGACAACGCATCCCGTTGCCACATCCGCCCTGGAAGCGACCTACCCGAAATCCGGCCGAGCAGGGGAAATCGCGCACGCGCTGCATCGTCTGGCGACCGAAAATCAGGATTTGATTGCGGAGATCTTCCCCGAGCTTAATCGTTGCCTGACAGGTTATGACCTCAAGCACCTCATGCCGGGTGACGGCGTTTTCGACCCGAACAGCGTCCTTTGTGGCGCGGAGGGGACGCTTGGGGTGGTGGTGGTGGTCAAGCTCAATCTTCTGCCCGTGCCGAAACATGTGACGCTGATCAATGTGCGTTATGAGAGTTTCATGGACGCGCTGCGGGATGCGCGTCACCTGATGGCGAAAAAACCGATCTCGATTGAGACGGTTGACTCCCGCGTGCTTGATCTCGCAATGCAGGATGTGAGCTGGTACGGCGTCGCGGATTATTTCCCGTCCGATCCCGAGAAGCCAACGCGGGGCATCAATATCATTGAGTTCTCCGACGATGATGCGGAAATTCTGGCACATCGCGTCGCGGACTTCACAGATGATTTGACAAGCGGCGCAGCGGGACGATTGGGATATACATGCGCGCAGGGCGATGCGGCGGTCAAAAGCGTCTATGCCATGCGCAAGCGCGCTGTCGGGCTTTTGGGAAATGTCAGTGGTGAAGCCCGACCACAGCCTTTCGTTGAGGATACGGCCGTCCCGCCGGAGCATCTGGCGGACTATATCGCCGCCTTCCGCGCACTATTGGACGCGCATGGGCTGGAATATGGCATGTTCGGCCATGTGGATGCCGGGGTGCTGCATGTGCGCCCGCTGCTGAATATGCGAAAAGCTGAGGATCGCGCCCGGATCAAGCCGATCTCGGATGAGGTCGCGGCATTGACGCAGAAATATCACGGCCTGCTCTGGGGTGAGCACGGGAAGGGCCTGCGGTCGGAATATGTGCCGCGCTTTTTCGGTGCGCTTTACCCTGTGTTGCAACAGGTCAAAGCGCTTTTTGACCCGCATAATCAGCTCAATCCCGGCAAAATCGCGACCCCCGCCACCCTGCCGGAAGCATCTCTCACCGGTATTGAGGATGTGCCGATGCGGGGCGCGCATGACCAGCGCATCACCCCGCCCGTCTGGAAGTCTTTCGGCGCAGTCATGCATTGCAATGGCAATGGGGCCTGTTTCAATGACAACGTTAATGACCCGATGTGCCCCTCATGGAAAGGTACGCGCGACCGTCGCTATTCACCGAAAGGCCGGGCGCAGTTGGTCAAGGCGTGGCTGGACAGGCAGATTGTTTCCGGCACGGATATCGCGGCGCTGGAGCGGGAAGGCGGCCTGGCCGTCGTGAAACGGTTTTTCACGCGGCAGCGTCGGACGGGCGCGGATTTCTCGCATGAGGTTTATGACGCGATGGCGACCTGCCTCGCCTGTAAATCCTGCACACGCCAATGCCCGGTGCATGTCGATGTGCCGGATCTTCGGGCGCGGTTTCTGTCGCTGTATCACACAAGATTTTCACGTCCCATCAAGGATTATCTGATTGCCGGCCTTGAGCCTTTGCTCATCGTCGCGGGTCACGCGCCGCGCCTTTATAACGGGCTGCTGATGGGCAATAAATGGGCGGCACGCGTCGCGCGGCTCAAATTCGGGCTTGTGGACCTGCCCGCATTGTCGACACAACGTTTCTGGCGCGCCTGTCGACGCCTGGGCGTTCGCACCGCGACTTTGCGTGAGATGCAGAAATTGTCGGATGAAAACCGCGCCCGCAGCGTCGTTTTTGTCCCGGATGTTTTCACCAGCCAGATTGAAACGCATGTCGTGCTGGATGCGATGGAGGCGGCGCGGCGTCTTGGCTTCAGGGTTTACGTGACACCGCCCGTTATGACGGGGAAGCCGTTACAGGTTTACGGCTTTACCAGGCTCTTTGAATTTGTCGCCCGGCGCAGTCTGCGCAGATTACAGCGACTGGCGGATAGCGGAATGACGCTGGTCGGGGTGGACTCGGCCATGACACTTGTCTTCCGGCAGGAATATCGTCATCTCGGCGATATTGGCGTGCTGCCGGAAATCAAGTTGATCCATGAATGGCTTCATTGCGTGACTTCCGACCTGCAGTTGTCGGGACCGATCAATGAAGGACAGATATCTCGCCACACGCTGATGCTTCATTGCACTGAAAAGACGAGTCTCGCCGACTCACCGCAAAAATGGCGCGAGATTTATCAGCGTTTCGGTCTGACCCTGGATATTGCGGAGACAGGTTGTTGCGGCATGTCCGGCGCATTCGGGCACGAGGCGACCAATCGGGCACTGTCGCGCGAGATCTTCAGCCTTTCCTGGGAGCCTCGTCTCGCTGGTGAACCTCAAGGGAAATTTCTAGCAACCGGGTTTTCATGCCGGAGTCAGGTCAAGCGTTTCCGTAATGAGAAGCTAATGCACCCCGTCTCCGTCATCGCCGCCCGTTTGCGCTGGGCGGCGGCGGAGCTTCGGGAGTTTCAGCCTCCGTCAAAGGTTGAAATCAGATAA